The DNA region AATTAGCATCTGCCGGAATAGTTCTGCTAAAACAGCTAACCGCAAAAAATCCAGAAGAACTTAGGAGAGAAACAGGAATTCATAAAGAAACTCTTAAGTTAATGATTGAGAAAGCTGGAGCAATACTTTCAGAAAATGCATAATTATTATTAACCTTCAGCATGCCCGCAAATAACAGTAGGTCAATTTCCTAGGGCACAACGTGCGTCGAAAGCCCTTTATTCAATGACTTTGAGTTTATGATGTGGATTTTGATGTCACAGGTAGAAACGAACCTCGAAGCTTTATGCAAATTAGCAAAAAAATTCGGGGTGACAAACGCAGTATCCTTTAATGCTAAACGTGTTGTTGTTGACGAAAGAGTTCGACTAAAGTGTCTTGTGCCAGTTTGCGACGACTACGGCTTGAATTTGATGTGCCCGCCTAACGTGATGAGTGTTCAGGAATTCAGAGAAATATTAGCCAGATATAATTGGGCGATTCTCATCCAGATTGAAGAGCTGATACCAGCTGAAATGATGAAGGAAATACAGCAAGCTGATGACGTTGCGGCGCTGTACAAAAGCACTAGGTTCAAGGATAGTTACAAGAAAACTTTTGATCCGATCAAATTGAATCTACATCGTGTAGTCCACAAAGTGGAGGCGCAGGCATTTGCATTAGGGTATCGTTTTGCAACAGGTTTCATAGCGGGATCGTGTAAATTATGCCCCGAATGTGTGGCGAAAAAATCGCAAGAACCCTGCAGACATCCCTTCCGAGCCCGACCTCCCATGGAAGCTGTCGGAATCGATGTGTTCAAGACAGCAGAAAACGCAGGCTTGTCTTTTGATATTCCTCCAAAGAACAAGACAGTATGGAACGGACTTGTCTTAGTCACTTGATTGCGCGAATTGTATGCATGCTGACTTCAGGGACCTTTTGGTCACAACGCCCACTATATGCATGCATGAAGAATCGTGAAGGGCAAATTTGATGCCTTAAATTTTCCTCTTATCTCTTCATTTTGAAGTTGGCTCGTAGGTTAGGCAGAAGCTACATTCTTCCATTTTGATTTTTGGGTCTGTTTTCTGACAAAACGGGCACATCAAACCATTTTTGCGTATCACTATGCATATTTGGCAGAATAGTCCTAGAAATTCGGTTCTTTTTGAGCTTCCACCTACGAGCAGGTTTATCATACTATTTATCAGAGGTTGTATACCTTTTACGTTGTCAATTTTTATCACGTGACCCCTAACATGTCGAGTGTATTTACTTACTGCAGATTGAGACACTCCTAGGATCTCAGCTACTTGGTCCTGTTTTAGACCGTATGTTTCCACGAGTTCTTTGGCCATTGTTGCTTTTATTGCTGGTATAACTGACTTTACGGCGATTTCGCAGGGCAGTATCAAGCGGTTTTCACCGCTATTTAGCTGTACGGGGAAAGTATATAAGGATGACGTATGTCATATTAACTATGACGTATGTCATAAGAGGACGTGAGAGACATGAAACCCACAGAAACTTCCCCTCTCCTTTTCCCTCAACCTACTTCTGAAAACATTTTCAACAATCCTTATGACATACATCAGCGGAAGTCTGGCGCCACGATGACCAAAATTCGTTCAAGACCACCACAAGTGACACAAAGAAAAATCGGCATAGCAGAAGTGCTGGGAGAGGCGAAAGAAACCTGCAAAGACTGCCATCCATTAACTCCAATGATATGTGTAACAAGATGCAACATTTGGAAACTGAAGAATGAACTCAGAAAACTAGACCGAAAGATGAAAAACCCCAAGTTCATGACAAACTTACTAAACACGTTAAAGAATAGGAGACGCCTACAACTTTTGGAAACACTCTCGAAAGGACGATATTCCATGATTAGACTTCAGCAAAAACTGAAAAAACTCGGCTATTATCATAGCCGACGAACAATAGCCAAAGAATACGTTGCCCCCTTAATAGAGGTTGGACTAGTTGAAGAAAACCATAACAACTATCACACGACGGTGTTCGGCTGCAAGCTTAACGAATTAATAAAAGATTTCAATGACATTGGGCAACTTCTGCCACCTCACTCCGAATGTTATGAAGAAAAAACGGTTAAAGCATTGTTTGAAAGCTCAAAAACCTATGAAGAA from Candidatus Bathyarchaeota archaeon includes:
- a CDS encoding DUF2284 domain-containing protein encodes the protein MMWILMSQVETNLEALCKLAKKFGVTNAVSFNAKRVVVDERVRLKCLVPVCDDYGLNLMCPPNVMSVQEFREILARYNWAILIQIEELIPAEMMKEIQQADDVAALYKSTRFKDSYKKTFDPIKLNLHRVVHKVEAQAFALGYRFATGFIAGSCKLCPECVAKKSQEPCRHPFRARPPMEAVGIDVFKTAENAGLSFDIPPKNKTVWNGLVLVT
- a CDS encoding helix-turn-helix domain-containing protein translates to MILPCEIAVKSVIPAIKATMAKELVETYGLKQDQVAEILGVSQSAVSKYTRHVRGHVIKIDNVKGIQPLINSMINLLVGGSSKRTEFLGLFCQICIVIRKNGLMCPFCQKTDPKIKMEECSFCLTYEPTSK